In the genome of Perca fluviatilis chromosome 4, GENO_Pfluv_1.0, whole genome shotgun sequence, one region contains:
- the pfkfb2b gene encoding 6-phosphofructo-2-kinase/fructose-2,6-bisphosphatase 2 isoform X4: MTNSPTVIVMIGLPARGKTYMSKKLTRYLNWIGVPTKVFNLGVYRREAVRAYKSYDFFRHDNEEAMKIRKQCALVALKDVKAYLSVEGGQIAVFDATNTTRERRDLILAFVKDSFKVFFVESVCDDPEVIAANILEVKVSSPDYPERHRERVMDDFLKRIECYKVTYQPLDPDDYDKDLSFIKVMNVGRRFLVNRVQDYIQSKIVYYLMNIHVHSHSIYLCRHGESNHNVEGRIGGDSELSPRGKQFAHALRDFIEEHKLSDLKVWTSQLRRTIQTAEELGVPYEQWKILNEIDAGVCEEMTYEMIENTFPEEFALRDQDKYHYRYPGGESYQDLVQRLEPVIMELERQGNVLVICHQAVMRCLLAYFLDKSAEDLPYMKCPLHTILKLTPVAYGCKVEMFYLNVESVNTHRDRPLDKIPRGSALIHRRNSYTPLSSHDQVKRPRLYSAGNQPWLPLAPTPSALMPEGRQSQVSARVTGSPSKSVTVSCNQSCPTTVVTLCLAFPRLSVGSSR, translated from the exons ATGACAAATTCTCCAACGGTGATCGTAATGATCGGCCTGCCTGCAAGAGGAAAGACTTACATGTCAAAGAAACTCACGCGCTACCTCAACTGGATCGGAGTCCCAACTAAAG TGTTTAACTTGGGCGTATACCGCAGAGAGGCTGTCAGAGCTTATAAGTCCTATGATTTCTTCCGCCACGACAATGAGGAAGCCATGAAAATACGGAA gCAGTGTGCTCTTGTAGCTCTGAAGGATGTGAAGGCGTATCTGTCGGTGGAGGGAGGTCAGATCGCG GTTTTTGATGCAACAAACACAACAAGAGAACGGCGAGACCTCATTCTAGCTTTTGTGAAGGATTCATTCAAG GTGTTCTTTGTGGAGTCGGTGTGTGACGACCCAGAGGTCATTGCTGCTAATATTCTG GAAGTGAAAGTGTCCAGTCCAGACTACcctgagagacacagagagagagtaatGGATGACTTCCTCAAACGAATCGAGTGCTACAAGGTTACTTACCAACCATTAGATCCTGATGATTACGACAA GGACCTATCTTTCATCAAGGTGATGAACGTGGGTCGGCGTTTTCTGGTGAACCGGGTGCAGGACTACATCCAGAGCAAGATTGTCTACTATCTCATGAACATCCACGTGCACTCTCACTCCATCTACCTGTGTCGGCATGGAGAGAGCAACCACAACGTTGAAGGCCGTATCGGAGGAGACTCTGAACTTTCTCCTCGAGGGAAACAG TTCGCCCATGCCCTGCGAGATTTCATTGAGGAGCACAAACTGTCAGATTTGAAAGTGTGGACGAGCCAACTGAGAAGAACCATCCAGACAGCAGAGGAGCTGGGTGTCCCTTATGAACAGTGGAAGATACTCAATGAGATTGATGCA ggtgtgtgtgaggagatGACTTATGAGATGATCGAGAACACATTCCCAGAGGAGTTTGCTTTGAGGGACCAGGACAAGTACCACTATCGCTACCCAGGAGGAGAG tccTACCAAGATTTAGTTCAACGTTTGGAGCCGGTTATCATGGAGTTGGAGAGACAGGGCAACGTGTTGGTCATCTGCCACCAGGCTGTGATGCGCTGTCTGCTAGCTTACTTCCTGGACAAGAGTGCAG AAGATCTACCATACATGAAATGTCCACTGCACACAATACTCAAGCTAACCCCTGTTGCATATG GTTGTAAAGTGGAAATGTTTTATCTTAATGTGGAGTCAGTAAACACTCATCGAGACAGGCCTCTT GATAAAATCCCGAGGGGCTCTGCTCTCATACATCGGCGGAATAGTTACACTCCCTTGTCCAGTCACGACCAGGTCAAGCGTCCCAGGCTCTACAGCGCGGGCAACCAGCCCTGGCTACCGCTCGCCCCCACCCCATCAGCTCTGATGCCAGAGGGACGGCAAAGCCAAGTTAGTGCCAGAGTTACAGGCTCCCCCTCTAAATCAGTCACCGTCAGCTGTAATCAGTCATGTCCCACCACAGTTGTAACCCTGTGTCTGGCATTCCCTCGCCTCAGTGTTGGATCCTCTCGATGA
- the pfkfb2b gene encoding 6-phosphofructo-2-kinase/fructose-2,6-bisphosphatase 2 isoform X7, with protein MLQCALVALKDVKAYLSVEGGQIAVFDATNTTRERRDLILAFVKDSFKVFFVESVCDDPEVIAANILEVKVSSPDYPERHRERVMDDFLKRIECYKVTYQPLDPDDYDKDLSFIKVMNVGRRFLVNRVQDYIQSKIVYYLMNIHVHSHSIYLCRHGESNHNVEGRIGGDSELSPRGKQFAHALRDFIEEHKLSDLKVWTSQLRRTIQTAEELGVPYEQWKILNEIDAGVCEEMTYEMIENTFPEEFALRDQDKYHYRYPGGESYQDLVQRLEPVIMELERQGNVLVICHQAVMRCLLAYFLDKSAEDLPYMKCPLHTILKLTPVAYGCKVEMFYLNVESVNTHRDRPLDKIPRGSALIHRRNSYTPLSSHDQVKRPRLYSAGNQPWLPLAPTPSALMPEGRQSQVSARVTGSPSKSVTVSCNQSCPTTVVTLCLAFPRLSVGSSR; from the exons ATGCT gCAGTGTGCTCTTGTAGCTCTGAAGGATGTGAAGGCGTATCTGTCGGTGGAGGGAGGTCAGATCGCG GTTTTTGATGCAACAAACACAACAAGAGAACGGCGAGACCTCATTCTAGCTTTTGTGAAGGATTCATTCAAG GTGTTCTTTGTGGAGTCGGTGTGTGACGACCCAGAGGTCATTGCTGCTAATATTCTG GAAGTGAAAGTGTCCAGTCCAGACTACcctgagagacacagagagagagtaatGGATGACTTCCTCAAACGAATCGAGTGCTACAAGGTTACTTACCAACCATTAGATCCTGATGATTACGACAA GGACCTATCTTTCATCAAGGTGATGAACGTGGGTCGGCGTTTTCTGGTGAACCGGGTGCAGGACTACATCCAGAGCAAGATTGTCTACTATCTCATGAACATCCACGTGCACTCTCACTCCATCTACCTGTGTCGGCATGGAGAGAGCAACCACAACGTTGAAGGCCGTATCGGAGGAGACTCTGAACTTTCTCCTCGAGGGAAACAG TTCGCCCATGCCCTGCGAGATTTCATTGAGGAGCACAAACTGTCAGATTTGAAAGTGTGGACGAGCCAACTGAGAAGAACCATCCAGACAGCAGAGGAGCTGGGTGTCCCTTATGAACAGTGGAAGATACTCAATGAGATTGATGCA ggtgtgtgtgaggagatGACTTATGAGATGATCGAGAACACATTCCCAGAGGAGTTTGCTTTGAGGGACCAGGACAAGTACCACTATCGCTACCCAGGAGGAGAG tccTACCAAGATTTAGTTCAACGTTTGGAGCCGGTTATCATGGAGTTGGAGAGACAGGGCAACGTGTTGGTCATCTGCCACCAGGCTGTGATGCGCTGTCTGCTAGCTTACTTCCTGGACAAGAGTGCAG AAGATCTACCATACATGAAATGTCCACTGCACACAATACTCAAGCTAACCCCTGTTGCATATG GTTGTAAAGTGGAAATGTTTTATCTTAATGTGGAGTCAGTAAACACTCATCGAGACAGGCCTCTT GATAAAATCCCGAGGGGCTCTGCTCTCATACATCGGCGGAATAGTTACACTCCCTTGTCCAGTCACGACCAGGTCAAGCGTCCCAGGCTCTACAGCGCGGGCAACCAGCCCTGGCTACCGCTCGCCCCCACCCCATCAGCTCTGATGCCAGAGGGACGGCAAAGCCAAGTTAGTGCCAGAGTTACAGGCTCCCCCTCTAAATCAGTCACCGTCAGCTGTAATCAGTCATGTCCCACCACAGTTGTAACCCTGTGTCTGGCATTCCCTCGCCTCAGTGTTGGATCCTCTCGATGA